The Flavobacterium sp. N2270 genome contains the following window.
TTTCAATGGCAATTATCGAAGCTACAGATATTATTAGAGAAAAAAAAGATACTACATTAATAGGTTCTGGAGCTATTTTTAAATCCATGAACTCTACGGTTACAATGAATCTTTCTACTATATTTAGATTAAGAGGAATTAACTTAACTATAAGTGCTGCATGTGCAAGTGGTTCGCATTCAGTTGGTTTAGGTTATCATTTAATAAAAAGCGGACTTCAAGAAATGATTATTTGCGGTGGAGCTCAAGAAATTAATAAATACGCAATGGCTAGTTTTGATGGTTTAGGTGTTTTTTCGCCAGATGAAGAAAATCCGTCAAAAGCTTCAAGACCATTTGATGTCTCAAGAAATGGTTTAATACCCAGTGGTGGTGGCGCAACATTAATTTTAGAAAGTTACGAATCTGCAGTTAAAAGAGGAGCGCCAATTATTGCAGAAGTTATGGGATATGGTTTTTCTTCAAACGGAGGTCATATTTCTACTCCAAATATGGAAGGACCGGCAACAGCAATGAAAAGAGCGTTAGAGCAAGCTGATTTACAACCATCAGATATTGATTATATCAATGCTCATGCAACATCAACACCAGTTGGAGATGCAAACGAAGCAAAAGCAATTTTTGAAATTTTTGGTGAATGTAACACTCCAGTAAGTTCTACAAAATCTATGACAGGTCACGAATGTTGGATGGCAGGAGCAAGCGAGCTAATCTACTCTACTATAATGATGGAAAATTCATTTGTAGCGCCAAATATAAATTTTGAAAATCCAGATGAAGATTCAAAGAAAATAAATATTGTTTCTTCTACATTAAATAAAAAAATTGATATATTTTTGTCAAATTCATTTGGGTTTGGTGGGACAAATTCAGCATTAATTGTTAAAAAATTTAAAAAATAAAAATGAGTAAAGCAGAAATTATAGAGATTACTAATGGATTTTTAGTTGATGAATTTGAGGTTGATGGAGATTTAATTACTTCTGAAGCTAATTTAAAAGATACTTTAGGCTTAGATAGTTTAGATTATGTAGACTTAGTAGTTACAATTGAAGCTAATTTTGGTGTAAAATTAGGTGAAGCAGATTTTGTAGGCGTTGTATCTTTTCAAGATTTTTACGATTTAATTGAAAATAAAATAAAAGCTAAGGTTTAATCCTATGAGTAAGTGGGACGGAAAGTCTAAAGGAACACTACTAGGCTATAAAATATTTGTTTTTTGTATTAGGAAGTTAGGAATTAAAGCCGCTTATTTTGTGCTTTACTTTGTAGCCTCCTATTATTTTTTATTCCTTAAAAAGAGTAACCAAGCTATTTTTTATTACTTTAATAAAAGATTAAAATATTCTTATTTTAAATCTAAAATTCATGTCTTTAAAAGTTACTTCACTTTTGGTCAAACAATTATAGACAAAACAGCAATTAATGCAGGTTTAAGAAATAAGTTCACTTACGAATTTGATGGAATAGATATTTTAAAAAAATTATTAGCTGAAAAAAAAGGGGGTGTTTTAATAAGCGCTCATGTTGGTAATTTTGAAATTGCAGAACATTTTTTTGCAGAAATTGATTTAGATTGCCAAATTAGCCTTGTTACTACAGATCAAGAACATTCTGTTATTAAGAATTATTTAGAAAGCATATCTGAAAAAAGATCTACAATTAAATTTATAATTGTCAAAGACGATTTGTCTCACATATATGACATAAACAATGCTTTGTCTAATAACGAACTTATTTGTTTTACAGGCGACAGATATTTTGAAGGGGTAAAATGTTTAAAAGGTAATTTATTAGGTGAAGAAGCTAACTTTCCAGCCGGACCTTTTTTAATTGCTTCTCGTTTGCAAGTTCCTGTTGTTTTTGTTTACGTTATGAAAGAAGATAATTTACATTATCATTTATATACTAAAGAATCAAATGCAAAACATAGAGACGCGCAAGGATTATTAAACGCGTATCTTGAAAGTGTTGAATATATCTTAGAAAAATACCCAATTCAATGGTTTAATTATTTCGATTTTTGGGATAAACTTAATTAATAATTTTAATAAGCTGGAATTTCGATTCTTCAGGTTTTTAGCTATAAATAAAATATGAAAGAATTTGATTCAATAATTATTGGTTCTGGTGCAGGTGGTTTAGTAACAGCGCTTTGTTTAGCTCGTGCAGGGCAAAAAGTTTTGGTTTTAGAGCAACATAGTGTACCTGGTGGTTGGTGTCATAGTTTTACTCTAAATGGACAGCGTTTTAGTCCTGGTGTGCATTATATTGGTTTATTAGACGAAGGTAGTTCTACCGAAAATTTATATAAAAGTCTTGGTGTTGCAAATGATTTAATTTTCTTTAGAATGAATACTAAAGGCTACGATCATTGTTATATAGGTGCTGAAAAATATGATTTCCCTGCAGGAATTGAAAACCTAAAATCAAACTTAATTGAACAATTTCCTGAAGAAAAGAAAAATATAATTGAGTATTTAAACTTAATACAAAAAGTAAATACCGAACTTCAATTAATACCTAAACTAAAAGGTTTTTGGCAAAATATTACAGTTCCATTTCGAACAAAACATTTTGGTAAATTCGGACTTTTTACACTAAAAAGAGTAATTGATTGGCATATTAAAAATCCTAAGTTAAAGGCAATTTTAAATGCACAATGTGGTGATCACGGTTTACCACCTAATAAAGCTAGTTTTTTGGTTCATTGTTCAGTTATGTTCCATTATTTTGAAGGTGGCTTTTATCCTATGGGTGGCGGCGGCGGTATAGTTAAAGCTTTAACAAACAAAATAAAAAGCTATAACGGAATAATTAAAACCAATCAGTCAGTTTCTAAAATAATAGTAGAAAATAAAAAAGCTGTTGGAGTTGAATTAGAAAATGGGGAACAATTTTTTGCAAAAAATATCATTTCAAATGCTGATCCATCAACAACCTATTTAAAATTAATAGGTCAAGAAAATATCAGTAAAAAATTAGCTAAAAAATTACATAAGACAAAGTATTCGGTTACTTCGTTAATTTTATTTCTAACCTTAGATTTAGATGTGACTAAATACGGAATAGATTCGGGTAATATTTGGAAGTTTAAAGATGAAAATATCGATAATCATTTTGAAACTTTAACGAAAGGAAATATTCTAGAAGGAGATGAATTTCCTGCACTATTTATGAGTTGTACAACACTAAAAGATCCTGTTAGTTTTAACGGAAGATATCATAATTTTGAAGTTGTGACTTATGTTGATTATTCTAGTTTTGAGCAATTTAAAGGTTCTGAGAATTATCAATCTGATGAATATTTAGTTTTTAAAGAACGAATTATTCAAAAGTTTTTAAATACCGTTGAAAAAGTTATTCCTACAGCAAAAGAACATATTGTTCAAGCAGAATTAGGCACACCAAAAACAAACGAATTTTATATACAATCTACAAGAGGAAATGTTTATGGAACTGAAAAAACATTAAATCAAGTAGGTCCATTTGCTTACAAAAGCAAAACAGAAATTGAAAATTTATATTTGTGTGGAGCTAGTACATTATCTCACGGTGTTACTGGTGCTAGCTATTCTGGAATTGAAACTGCGGCTAAAATTTTAAATTGCCATTCTGATGATCTTTTAATTAATGACGATTCACAAAAAATCACCATATTTGATGCTGAAGACGAATCAACATGGAGTAATTTTATTCATCAAAAAAGAGCTGATAAAATAAGAACGTTCAAAGAAGTTTAAAGGTTTTAAATATTTAGTTAACATGAAAAATATTTTAGTGGTTTATTACACACAATCTGGGCAATTAGAAGATATTGTTAAAAGTATTACAAAGCCTTTTCAGCAAGAAGATGAAGTTTCGATAACGTATTACCAAATTAAAATGGAAAATGAATTTCCTTTTCCGTGGTCAAAAACTGCCTTTTTTGATGCTTTTCCTGAGTCCTTTTTACAAAAAGAAGCCGCTATAGTTCCTCCTTCTCAAGATATTCTTTCAAAGAAGTATGATTTAGTTTTGTTAGGTTATCAAGTATGGTATTTGTCGCCTTCAATTCCTATTAATTCATTTTTAAAAAGCTCTTTTGCTAAAAATATTTTAAACAATGTTCCGGTAATAACTATTATTGGCTGTAGAAATATGTGGGTAATGGCTCAAGAAAAAATGAAAGAATTACTTAAATCAACAAATTCAAAATTGGTGGGTAATATTGCATTGGTAGATAGAAGTATTAATCACATAAGTGTTATTACAATAGTTCAGTGGATGTTCACAGGTGTAAAAAAGAAATATTTAGGAATTTTTCCTAAACCAGGTGTTTCTGATAAAGATATTCAAGAGGCTTCAAAATTTGGTGCAATTATAAAAAAACATCTTAAAAATAGCCACTTTGAAGGTCTACAAAACGATTTAGTGAAAGAAAATGCAGTAATGATTCATCCGTTTTTAGTAGAAATGGACACCAAAGCAAATAAAATGTTTAAAATTTGGGCTAATTTTATTATTAATCGTAAAAAGTCAAGAAATCTACTATTAAAAGCATTTAATATTTATTTATTAGTAGCAATTTGGTTAATTTCGCCAATTGTCTATATATTGCATCTTTTGTTGTATCCATTTAAGATGAATAAAATTAAAAAACAAACTGCTTACTTTAAAGGAGTTTAAAAGTATTTATAAAAATGTTTGAAGTTTACATAACCAGATCAGGGAAATTTTTACCTAATAACGCTATTTCAAATGATGAAATGGAAACTCTTTTAGGGCTAATTAATGATTCTGCCTCAAAAGCCAGGAGAATTATTCTTAGAAATAACGGAATTACTTCAAGATATTATGCGATAGACAGTAAAGGAAATCCTACGCATACTAATGCAGATTTAGCAAATAATGCTATAAATACTCTTTTTGATGCTGAATTTACATCAAAAAATGTAGAATTACTTTCATGTGGTACTTCAACTCCAGATCACTTGTTGCCTTCTCATGCAGCAATGGTTCATGGATTAATGAAAAATCAATCTGTTGAATTAAACTCTTCTTCAGGGGTTTGTAATGCAGGTATGAATGCTTTAAAATTTGGATATTTATCTATAAAAGCAGGAAATACCAATAATGCAGTTTGTTCTGGTTCTGAAAGAGTTTCAACTTGGATGCAAGCTAATAAATATGAAAATGAAATCGTAAACCTTAAAAAATTAGAAGAGCAACCTATAATTGCATTTAAAAAAGATTTTTTAAGATGGATGTTATCAGATGGTGCAGCAGCATTTTTGTTAGAGAATAAACCTAGAGGAGAAAAATCATTACGAATAGAATGGATGGAAGCTTATTCATACGCACATGAGTTAGAAACATGTATGTATGCAGGTGGAGACAAATTAGAGGATGGAAGTATTAAACCTTGGAGTGATTATAGTTCAAATGAATGGCTTTCGCAATCTGTTTTTTCAATAAAACAAGATGTGAAACTTTTAGATGAACATATATTAGTTAAAGGTGCAGAAAGCATGAAAAATGCACTTACTAAGAACAATATAAAAGCAGAAGAAATTACATATTTCTTACCTCATGTTTCATCTCATTACTTTGTGAAAGGTTTATATGAAGCTTTAAAAAATGAAGGTGTTGAAGTACCAATGGATAAATGGTTCATGAACTTGAAATATGTTGGAAACGTAGGTTCAGCTTCAATTTATTTAATGTTAGAAGAGTTAATGAATACTAATAAACTTAAAAAAGGAGATAAAGTTTTACTTTCTGTTCCAGAAAGTGGAAGATTCTCTTACTCATATGCTTATTTAACTGTTTGTTAATATGAAAAATATAGAATTACCTATTTTAGATACAACTTTTGTAGAAAATTTAATTCCACAAAAAGCTCCATTTGTTATGGTGGATAAATTGCTTTTATTCGAAGAAAATAAAATTGTTGCAGGTTTAACTGTTTCAAACAAAAATATTTTTACTTCAAATGAAGTTTTTCAAGAATCAGGTTTAGTAGAGCATATGGCACAATCAGTTGCACTTTATACTGGATACCAATATTTTTTAAAAAATGAACCAGCTCCAACAGGTTATATTGGTTCTATTAAAACTATACAAATTAATAGACTGCCTAAGCTTAATGAACAAGTAGAAACATCAGTAACTGTTTTACAAGAGTTTATGGGAGTTACTTTGGTAGACATAATTTCAAGAGTAAACAATGAGGTTATTGGAACAAGTCAAATGAAAACGGTATTAGCTTCTTAAGTATGGAAAAGTACGAAAACATTATTGATATCAAGAACTTTTTACCGCATAGAAAACCTATGTTAATGGTAGATTTTATTTATGAGTTAACAGATACAAATGTAAAAACAGTTTTTGAAATTAAAAATGACAACCTTTTTGTTGAAAATGATGTTTTCGCCGAAGTTGGTTTAGTAGAAAATGCTGCTCAAACTTGCTCTGCAATTGTTGGGCAATCTTTTTTTTTAGATGACAACCAAGATGTTAAAGAAGGAGTAGAAGTAATTGGTTTTATTAGCGGTATCAAAAAAGCTAAAGTTTATAGTTTACCTAAGTTAGGAGATGCAATTAAAACAAAAGCGGTTTTAGCTTCTCGATTTGATGCCGACGGTTATAGTATTTGTACCATGAGTTGTTTAACGTACAATAAGGGAGTACTTGTTTTTGAAGCTGAAATAAATTTATTTATCCAAGAAAAAAAATAAGAATGAAAGAAAATGAAGTCCCTCAAGATAAAAGTAATCTTTCAAAAACAAATTTGAAAGAACTTTGTTATGCGGTAAATGAAAATGGGGAATACACAACAGCTTTAAGTACTGGTTGGGAACCTAAAACAATTGCTTTAGAAAATTCCATTCAAGAGATTAAAGAACGAGTTGAATTAGCTAATCAAAATGTTAAAGCAGGAATTGTAAGTCCAATAGTATATTTTATGGAAGTACATAAAATGGATTGGGTTACATTATCTGATTATGTAGGAATGTGGCAATGGCGCGTAAAAAGGCATACAAAACCTAGTGTGTTTGAAAAAATGAGCGATAAATTACTTCAAAAATATGCTGATGCTTTCGAAATTTCAATCGATGAATTAAAAAACTTTAAAGGAGAATAATGCAAACTAATTTTACACATCATCAATCTGCTCATTGTGAAAATGGAGTTGCTTCAAATCTTTTGAAATTCCATGGCATAAATATTAGTGAACCTATGGTTTTTGGTATTGGTTCTGGTTTGTTTTATTTCTATTTACCTTTTTTAAAAGTTAATCATGCGCCAGCAATTAGTTACCGACCAATGCCCGGTTCTATTTTTAATAAAGCAGCAAAAAGATTAGGTATTAAAGTTAAAAGAGTAAAGTTTTCAAACAATAATCAAGCACAAAAAGCATTAGAAGAAAATCTAAATAATAATATTCCATCAGGCTTACAAGTTGGTGTTTACAATCTGACTTATTTTCCTGACGAATATCGTTTTCATTTTAATGCTCATAATTTAGTAGTTTACGGAAAAGAAAATAATACTTTCTTAATCAGTGACCCCGTCATGGAAACGGTTACTACTTTAACAGAAAAAGAATTGGAAAAAGTACGTTTCGCTAAAGGAGCATTAGCTCCTAAAGGACAAATGTATTTTCCAATTGATATACCAGCCCATATAAATTGGGAAAATGCAATCAAAAAAGGAATAAAAAATACGTGTAACGACATGTTAGCTCCTGTTCCAATTGTAGGGATAAACGCAATGGAATGGGTAGCAAAAGATATGAGAAAATGGCCAGCTAAAAAAGGTGTAAAAGTGGCAAATCATTATTTAGCACAAATGGTTCGAATGCAAGAAGAAATTGGAACTGGCGGTGGAGGTTTTCGATTTATTTATGCTGCTTTTTTACAAGAAGCTGCAGTTATTCTAAAAAATGATAAACTTAAAGAACTTTCTGCAGAAATGACAATTATTGGTGATATGTGGAGAGATTTTGCAGTAAATGCAGCTCGTGTTTATAAAAACAGAAGCAATCAAACAGATGTATATAATGCTTTGGCAGATGAACTTTTAGTTATTGCTGCTAAAGAAGAAACGTTTTTTAAAAACCTTAAAAAAGCAATTTAAAAAATGAACGAACCAATAATTCAAATTCAAAAACTTTATAAAAAGTATAAAGAAGCAGATGATTTTTCGGTAAACGATTTAAGTTTGGTTGTTGAGAGAAAAGAAATCTACGGATTATTAGGTCCAAATGGTGCAGGAAAAACTACTCTAATTTCTATGTTATGCGGTTTAATTAAACCAACTTCAGGAAGTTTTACAATCAATAATCTTTCGTACCATAAAAATGCAAATGATATTAAAAAAATAATTGGTGTTGTTCCGCAAGAATATGCTTTGTATCCAACATTAACAGCAAAAGAAAACTTGTTGTATTTTGGAAGTATGTACGGATTAAAAGGTAAAAATTTACATAATAAAGTTAATGAAGCTCTAGAACATTTAGGCTTACTTAAATTTGCCAATAAACAAATTGAAACTTTTTCTGGCGGAATGAAACGTAGGGTAAATTTAATTGCCGGAATTCTACATAATCCAACTATTTTGTTTTTAGATGAACCAACAGTTGGAGTTGATGTGCAGTCTAAAAACGTAATTATCGATTACTTAAAACATTTAAACGAAAACGGAACAACGATAATTTATACTTCACATCATTTAACGGAAGCGCAAGACTTTTGTACTAAAATAGCCATTATTGATAGAGGTAAAATTTATGCCGAAGGAACAGCTAAAGAATTAATTGCTTCAACTCAAAATGCGACTAATTTAGAAGATGTTTTTATTTCATTAACAGGTAAAGAACTTCGCGATGCTATATAAATTCCTAATGTCGGTCTATAAAGAAGTCCTTTTGTTAAAAAGAGATTTTGGAGGTTTGGTTATCTTATTTGTAATGCCATTGGTTCTTATTGTAACTATAACTTTAATACAAGACAGTACATTTAAAACCGTTTCAGATAGTAAAATTCCAATTTTATTAATTGATAACGATAACGATGTAATTTCAAATAGTGTAAAAGATAATTTAGCGCAAAGTGGCTCATTTGATATCATTACACAAATTGATAATACAAATATTACAGAAGAAATTGCAAAAAATGCAGTTTTTAAAGGAAAATACCAATTAGCAATTATAATACCAGAAAATCTGAGTTCTGATTTACAATTAAAAGTAAATCAAAATGTAGATAAAATTACGGCAAATTTCGGATTAACCGAAGATACAATTGTGCCACAACAACATTTAAATCCAAAAGAAATTAAACTATATTTTGATCCTGCGGCTCAATTATCGTTTAAAAACGGAGTTAAAAATGGTATTGATAAAATGATTTCTAAAATTGAAACAAAATCAATTTATGAAACTTTTCAAGAACAACTTGGTGAAGGAGATGAACCTATTTTTTCGCAAGAAAACTTCATCACTTTTAAAGAAATTGTTCCCAGAGTGAATAATGAAGAGATTAAACCAAATTCGGTACAGCACAATGTTCCTGCTTGGACTTTGTTTGCTATTTTCTTTATAATTGTTCCACTTTCAATTAATATAGTAAAAGAAAAAAGCCAAGGTACAATGATTCGTTTAATTACAAATCCGGTTCCTTATGCAGTTCTTTTAGCGGGTAAAACGGCGACCTATTTGTTAATTTGTATCATACAGTTTTTCTTAATGATAGCTGTTGGAATTTATTTATTTCCTTATTTAGACTTACCTATTTTAGACGTAAGTGGAAAAATGTTTTTAATGACGGTTGTAGCTATTTTTTCAGGTTTAGCAGCAATAGGATTAGGAATTTTATTAGGTACAATAGCAAAAACACAAGAACAATCGGCTCCATTTGGTGCAACTTCTGTAGTAATATTAGCTGCAATTGGTGGTGTTTGGGTTCCTGTTTTTGCAATGCCAAAAGTAATGCAGTTTGTTTCAAATATTTCTCCAATGAATTGGGGATTAAACGCATTTTACGACGTATTACTACGTAATGGAAGTATTATAGATATACTTCCCGAATTATTTTATTTACTTTTGTTTTTTACAATTACAATTACAATTGCCATAGTTTATGATAAAAAGAAAAGAGCAGTATAACGAAGCCAGTCATTTAACAGTATCAAAAGATATTCGAGTACGTTTTAACGAAACAGATCCTTTAGGAATTGTTTGGCACGGCTATTATATTACTTATTTTGAAGATGGAAGAGAAGCTTTTGGAAGAGATCACGGAATTTCTTATTTAGACGTGCATAAATATGGTTATACAACTCCTATTGTAAAGTCTATTTGCGAACATAAATTATCTTTGCGTTATGGCGATGTTGCACGTATTGAAACCACTATTGTAGATACGCCTGCAGCAAAAATGATATTTAAATATACAATTTACGATAGTAATAATGAAGTGGCTTGTACTGGAGAAACAGTTCAAGTTTTTGTTGATGGTAACGGAGTTTTGTCACTTAATAATCCGCCATTTTATGAAGAATGGAAGCGTAAAGTTGGATTACTAAAATAAGATATGCATAAAGAAGCTTACATAACGCATACAAACTGTATTACGCCTTTAGGTTTA
Protein-coding sequences here:
- a CDS encoding ABC transporter ATP-binding protein, whose protein sequence is MNEPIIQIQKLYKKYKEADDFSVNDLSLVVERKEIYGLLGPNGAGKTTLISMLCGLIKPTSGSFTINNLSYHKNANDIKKIIGVVPQEYALYPTLTAKENLLYFGSMYGLKGKNLHNKVNEALEHLGLLKFANKQIETFSGGMKRRVNLIAGILHNPTILFLDEPTVGVDVQSKNVIIDYLKHLNENGTTIIYTSHHLTEAQDFCTKIAIIDRGKIYAEGTAKELIASTQNATNLEDVFISLTGKELRDAI
- a CDS encoding acyl-CoA thioesterase encodes the protein MIKRKEQYNEASHLTVSKDIRVRFNETDPLGIVWHGYYITYFEDGREAFGRDHGISYLDVHKYGYTTPIVKSICEHKLSLRYGDVARIETTIVDTPAAKMIFKYTIYDSNNEVACTGETVQVFVDGNGVLSLNNPPFYEEWKRKVGLLK
- a CDS encoding dialkylrecorsinol condensing enzyme DarA, translated to MKNILVVYYTQSGQLEDIVKSITKPFQQEDEVSITYYQIKMENEFPFPWSKTAFFDAFPESFLQKEAAIVPPSQDILSKKYDLVLLGYQVWYLSPSIPINSFLKSSFAKNILNNVPVITIIGCRNMWVMAQEKMKELLKSTNSKLVGNIALVDRSINHISVITIVQWMFTGVKKKYLGIFPKPGVSDKDIQEASKFGAIIKKHLKNSHFEGLQNDLVKENAVMIHPFLVEMDTKANKMFKIWANFIINRKKSRNLLLKAFNIYLLVAIWLISPIVYILHLLLYPFKMNKIKKQTAYFKGV
- a CDS encoding phytoene desaturase family protein; its protein translation is MKEFDSIIIGSGAGGLVTALCLARAGQKVLVLEQHSVPGGWCHSFTLNGQRFSPGVHYIGLLDEGSSTENLYKSLGVANDLIFFRMNTKGYDHCYIGAEKYDFPAGIENLKSNLIEQFPEEKKNIIEYLNLIQKVNTELQLIPKLKGFWQNITVPFRTKHFGKFGLFTLKRVIDWHIKNPKLKAILNAQCGDHGLPPNKASFLVHCSVMFHYFEGGFYPMGGGGGIVKALTNKIKSYNGIIKTNQSVSKIIVENKKAVGVELENGEQFFAKNIISNADPSTTYLKLIGQENISKKLAKKLHKTKYSVTSLILFLTLDLDVTKYGIDSGNIWKFKDENIDNHFETLTKGNILEGDEFPALFMSCTTLKDPVSFNGRYHNFEVVTYVDYSSFEQFKGSENYQSDEYLVFKERIIQKFLNTVEKVIPTAKEHIVQAELGTPKTNEFYIQSTRGNVYGTEKTLNQVGPFAYKSKTEIENLYLCGASTLSHGVTGASYSGIETAAKILNCHSDDLLINDDSQKITIFDAEDESTWSNFIHQKRADKIRTFKEV
- a CDS encoding phosphopantetheine-binding protein, producing MSKAEIIEITNGFLVDEFEVDGDLITSEANLKDTLGLDSLDYVDLVVTIEANFGVKLGEADFVGVVSFQDFYDLIENKIKAKV
- a CDS encoding BtrH N-terminal domain-containing protein, which gives rise to MQTNFTHHQSAHCENGVASNLLKFHGINISEPMVFGIGSGLFYFYLPFLKVNHAPAISYRPMPGSIFNKAAKRLGIKVKRVKFSNNNQAQKALEENLNNNIPSGLQVGVYNLTYFPDEYRFHFNAHNLVVYGKENNTFLISDPVMETVTTLTEKELEKVRFAKGALAPKGQMYFPIDIPAHINWENAIKKGIKNTCNDMLAPVPIVGINAMEWVAKDMRKWPAKKGVKVANHYLAQMVRMQEEIGTGGGGFRFIYAAFLQEAAVILKNDKLKELSAEMTIIGDMWRDFAVNAARVYKNRSNQTDVYNALADELLVIAAKEETFFKNLKKAI
- a CDS encoding beta-ketoacyl-ACP synthase III, giving the protein MFEVYITRSGKFLPNNAISNDEMETLLGLINDSASKARRIILRNNGITSRYYAIDSKGNPTHTNADLANNAINTLFDAEFTSKNVELLSCGTSTPDHLLPSHAAMVHGLMKNQSVELNSSSGVCNAGMNALKFGYLSIKAGNTNNAVCSGSERVSTWMQANKYENEIVNLKKLEEQPIIAFKKDFLRWMLSDGAAAFLLENKPRGEKSLRIEWMEAYSYAHELETCMYAGGDKLEDGSIKPWSDYSSNEWLSQSVFSIKQDVKLLDEHILVKGAESMKNALTKNNIKAEEITYFLPHVSSHYFVKGLYEALKNEGVEVPMDKWFMNLKYVGNVGSASIYLMLEELMNTNKLKKGDKVLLSVPESGRFSYSYAYLTVC
- a CDS encoding beta-ketoacyl-[acyl-carrier-protein] synthase family protein; translated protein: MSRRVVITGMGIYSCIGTSLEEVKQSLYEGKSGIKYDEERKEFGFRSALSGMVPRPDLKNLLSRRQRISIGEETEYAYMATIEALKNAKIEDSYFDDNEVGILYGNDSVSMAIIEATDIIREKKDTTLIGSGAIFKSMNSTVTMNLSTIFRLRGINLTISAACASGSHSVGLGYHLIKSGLQEMIICGGAQEINKYAMASFDGLGVFSPDEENPSKASRPFDVSRNGLIPSGGGATLILESYESAVKRGAPIIAEVMGYGFSSNGGHISTPNMEGPATAMKRALEQADLQPSDIDYINAHATSTPVGDANEAKAIFEIFGECNTPVSSTKSMTGHECWMAGASELIYSTIMMENSFVAPNINFENPDEDSKKINIVSSTLNKKIDIFLSNSFGFGGTNSALIVKKFKK
- a CDS encoding ABC transporter permease; translation: MEKYENIIDIKNFLPHRKPMLMVDFIYELTDTNVKTVFEIKNDNLFVENDVFAEVGLVENAAQTCSAIVGQSFFLDDNQDVKEGVEVIGFISGIKKAKVYSLPKLGDAIKTKAVLASRFDADGYSICTMSCLTYNKGVLVFEAEINLFIQEKK
- a CDS encoding lipid A biosynthesis acyltransferase, producing MSKWDGKSKGTLLGYKIFVFCIRKLGIKAAYFVLYFVASYYFLFLKKSNQAIFYYFNKRLKYSYFKSKIHVFKSYFTFGQTIIDKTAINAGLRNKFTYEFDGIDILKKLLAEKKGGVLISAHVGNFEIAEHFFAEIDLDCQISLVTTDQEHSVIKNYLESISEKRSTIKFIIVKDDLSHIYDINNALSNNELICFTGDRYFEGVKCLKGNLLGEEANFPAGPFLIASRLQVPVVFVYVMKEDNLHYHLYTKESNAKHRDAQGLLNAYLESVEYILEKYPIQWFNYFDFWDKLN
- a CDS encoding ABC transporter permease, whose product is MLYKFLMSVYKEVLLLKRDFGGLVILFVMPLVLIVTITLIQDSTFKTVSDSKIPILLIDNDNDVISNSVKDNLAQSGSFDIITQIDNTNITEEIAKNAVFKGKYQLAIIIPENLSSDLQLKVNQNVDKITANFGLTEDTIVPQQHLNPKEIKLYFDPAAQLSFKNGVKNGIDKMISKIETKSIYETFQEQLGEGDEPIFSQENFITFKEIVPRVNNEEIKPNSVQHNVPAWTLFAIFFIIVPLSINIVKEKSQGTMIRLITNPVPYAVLLAGKTATYLLICIIQFFLMIAVGIYLFPYLDLPILDVSGKMFLMTVVAIFSGLAAIGLGILLGTIAKTQEQSAPFGATSVVILAAIGGVWVPVFAMPKVMQFVSNISPMNWGLNAFYDVLLRNGSIIDILPELFYLLLFFTITITIAIVYDKKKRAV